CGCACCTATCAGGTTGAGAGCCGTAGTCTTGCCCGAACCCGACGGACCGCAAAGGGCTGCAAACTCACCTTTTTTCACCGAAAGAGATATCCCGTTAAGTGCATATGTCTCGACATCACCTGTTATGTATATTTTTTTTACGTCTTCAAGCCTTACGATCTCTTCATTCATCCTTTAACTCCGGAACCTGAATTTGTCCTTTCCTGCTTAAATTATCTTTATCGTCTCGACCGGGTTCGTCCTTGCAGCCAGAAACGCCGGATAAAGGCCGGTTGTCATTATCAGCAGCATTATCGCACCGATGATATTCGCAAGATGTCTGGGGATGATGGCCCCTTTTACAAGGGGCTCGAAAATAATCCCGCCAATAGTATTCTCTCCATTGGAGAGGAAGATGGAAAAATCAATTCCGTAGACATGAAGATACCAGTATACGGGAGCCGTGAGAATAAAGCCCGCAACAAGTCCGGCCACGGCAAGCCAGAATGCCTCGGCCATGACCAGTCTTATGATCTTTCCCGGCGTCATGCCCATTGATATCATTATGCCGAATTCGCGCATCCTTTCAGTCACGCCCATGAGTATAGTGTTCAGGATACCGGCTGAAATCAAAAGAAAAATAAAAATCTGGAATATCACTGACGAGGTCATGTCCATTGTCATGTATCCATAGAAATCGGGCATGAGCACGGACCACGGCAATGAGACTCCGCCGTAATTCTTCGACAGGGGAAGCATCTTTTCCGCTATTTTCTCCGAATCCCATCGCTCTTTGACGTAAACCGCTATATGGCTTGATTCACCGGAATTATATCCTATCTGTGAACGGACAAAACCTATGGGCATTATGACAATATTATTGTCGGCCTCATTCATGCCGGTCGAAAATATGCCAGAAACCTTGACAAGGAAATTGACGACCTGGCCGTGCCTGTCCGTAGTGGTGATCACAAGTTTTTTACCTGGCCTCAAATCGAGCTGCTTCGCCATCAAGGAACCGATAAGCGCATGCGCCCCGTCACCCGGAAGCCCGGAACCCGCTTTAATATGTTTGAAGAAATACATTGTGTCATTTTCTTTTTCCGGATCTATTGCAATATAACCCATTCCTGTCGAATCGGCAGCCGAAGAAGCCATCCCCTGGCCCACAACCCTTTCCCTCAATGCCTTAACACCTTTAAAGCGCGCCAGCTTTTCCATAAGCTCCCGGGTGTTTGATATGACCTTGTCGGACCCCGGATGATCCCTGTAATCCTCGGGTTCGACGGTTATGTGCCCTGCCCCCATGTCGGCGGCGATATCTATCATCCTTCCGTATGAACCGTCCGAAAGGCTTGTAAATACGATCGTCAGCAGGAATCCGAATGAGATTGAAATCAGGGTGATTATTGTCCTGCGTTTGTTCCGCCACAGGTTTCTCCATGCGAGCTTTAATATCATCCGGGTTTCCTCATGTGTAATGAATGGCCCTGATAGGATCCAGTCTGGCCGCCCTTATCGCCGGTATTGCACCGGCCGCCAGCGAAAACACAAACAGCGCCGCAAGGGGAGTAAGAACGGCAAAGGGTGTAAGATAGGAAAAAAGGGCAAGGCTGACGGCCACCCCCGAAATGGTTCCACCGTCCACAAGAACGGAGAGATCGATGCCGTATGTCTGAAGGCTTATTGCAAGAGGTATGCTGAATGCAAGGCCTATAACCGCCGCAGCTGCCGCCTGGACAAGTATTTCCACAATCACCATACAAAAAATATCAAAAGGGGTCACACCCAGGGCCTTCATCATTCCGTATTCACGAATGCGCTCGAAAACGGCCATGAGCATGGCATTGAGTATGACTATGGAGATCGCCGCAGAAGTAATGATTACCAGGAATATCATGACAATATCGAGTATGTTTATAATATTCGCCAGAGCCGGATTAAGCAGCTGCCATGACCTTATGTCCTGGCCCCTGCATATCCCTTCAACTATTCTCAACGCTATATTCGAATCGTATCCGGCAGGTATCATGACTGCTATTTCGTGCGCGCCTTCCGGCATCACCATAAGGTCCCTGAATGTGTTTATTGGCATGATAAATCCGGCACGGTCGGTTATTTCACTAACGGATTTGAGAATTCCCCTCACCCTGAACAGATCATTTGCAATCGACCCGTCGGCGGCCTGCGAGACTATGACTATCTCATCCCCGATGCCTGCGGAAAGGCTTCTGGCAAGCCTTTTGCCGATCACGACCCCTTTCGGATCCGCATTATCAAGCCATTTGCCGTCCATCAGCTGCCGGGGCATCTTAAACGCCCAATTCTCCGCTGAAGCGTCCACACCCTCTATCAGAACGCCGGCCGAAGACTCATCCTTTGCGGCAAGCCCGCTTGAGAACAGCCTTGGAACGGCCTTGAAACCTCTTGAGTCGATGGCCCTGATATAATCATCCGGGCTGCTGATCATTTTATAAACGGATCTCGTCTCGAGGTACCCCGGGGCATGAACCTGGATACTGCCCATCTGCATGGAAACTGCATTATCAGCCATGCCCCTGCTGTATCCGTCAGTCAGACTCAGGTATATAATCATCATGCCAAGCGCAAAAGCCATTACAAGAGTGGTTATGGCGCTCCTTCTTCTAGCCCTGAAGACGTTCCTGAAAGAAAGCTTTATGATGCTTGCCGGTTTCAATCCTATCTCCTCAGTTCGGCAATGGAAAAAAATCCTTTCTTGAACGAAACATCGAATGTCAGATCGCTGTATATGACCTCGGTATATTCACCGGGCTTATCCAGCGGGGACATTACAATCCTTGTTGGTACCAGCCTTCCCGAGACGGTCTTGTAATCAGAGCAGGTCATTATCCTTACGATTTTTCCATCCTCGTCGTAGTATGTGTTCTTTACGGGCATCCAGTCCGAGGCACGGGCCACAACTACAATTTTTCCCCATACGACCGGGGCATCGGGCTTAGGTGTGAGTGTTATCTCGATAACATCCTCCGAGTCGCGTCTGCCCTGAAAAGTTATCCTGGCATTGTAGTCTTCGGATAGCCTGCTTCCCTTCACGAGGTCGTCATTATTAAAGTGGCTGCCCATCCATGACCCCATCATCATGGCGGAAGTAAGCTTGATCGTCCTGTCCGTCTTGGGAAGATAATTATAAATCTCGTCAAATACCTTAAGGGTGGCAGTTCCCTGCTCCTTCATCGGCAGAATGACCTTCACGAGGGAATAGTCCTTTCCCTGCGAGTACACATCCATTGTAAGGGACCTCTTCCAGTTCGATGTTTTGACATTCATAACCATCTTTCCCTTTGAGGAAGTCCCGCGCCACAGGTCGTCCTGTTTCGCAAGCACTTCATGGGCCTCAGGAGTCTTTGCCCCGAGCATCGCAAAAACAGCAGCCATAACGGCAAACAGACACATCCTTCTCGAATTCATGCATCCTCCGCAGAAAAGATATTCATTCAGTGACAAGTCCTATACCATTTTATTTTTATTAAACGCAGACCTTTTGTAATAATAAATTATTCAAGTCAGTCCACAATATATTCCGATATATAAAAATATTTCGGTTCAAAAAAGGTGAGCGTTATGACCACTTCGAAACGGCTTGAGAATGCCCTTCTTACAGGCAATACCGCTGATGAAGAAGCATCAAAGCTCAAGGCTGCATTCGAGCTCAATCCCGGCGCACTCTCCATATCGACATTCGACGAGGGAGTATTCATAGAGGTCAATGATAATTTCTCACGCATATCAGGCTATGAGAAAAATGAGATCATCGGCAGAAGCGCCTTTGAAATAGGCTTCTGGAAAGATCCTCAGGACGGCCTGCGGTTGAGGAAACTGCTGGAAACAGAAAAAACGGTCCGGAATTTTGAATTCGAGACCAGGAAAAAGAACGGTGAATCCGCCTGGATACTTCTTTCAGGAACGCTTATCAGCTTCGGAGGCAGGCGGTGCATATTCGCTCAGTCTATCGACATTACCGAAAAAATCGTTGCGGAAAAGGCCATTAAGGCCAAGACCGAGGAGCTTGACCAGTTTTTTACAAGTGCACTCGACCTTTTGTGCATTGCGGATACCGACGGCTATTTTATCAGGCTTAATCCGATGTGGTCAGAAGTGCTCGGCTATCCGCTCACCGAACTTGAAGGCAGGCGCTTTCTCGACCTGGTCCACCCGGATGACATTTCATCGACAATGGAAGCAATAAAAAAGCTGGACAGCGGAACCAATGTGCTCAATTTCAGCAACCGCTACCGTGCAATTGACGGCTCCTGGCGATGGCTCGAATGGAGATCCTTTCCGTACGGCAACAAGCTCATATATGCAGCAGCAAGGGATGTGACTGAAAGGATAATGGCGGAAAAGGCTCTCAGAGAAAGCGAGGAAAAGTATCGTATAATATCCGAAAACACGGGCGACGTCATATGGGTGCTCGACCCTTTATCAGCGAAATTCACATATGTCAGTCCTTCGGTAGAACGGCTGAGGGGTTTCACGCCCGAAGAGGTAATGTCCCAGCCACTCGAAAATGCCCTCACGCCCGAATCCTTTACCAGACTTGCCAATGAACTGCCGGGTGCGATTCAGGCTGTCGAATCAGGAGACGAAAAGGCAAGGGTACGTTTCGATTATGTCGACCAGCCGCACAAGAACGGTTCAATCGTAAATACCGAGGTAGTCACCACTTTTCTCACCGGAGACGATGGAAAAGTGATTCATATTGTAGGCGTCTCGAGAGACATAACCGAGCGCAAGGCCAATGAGGAAACTCTGCGTGAAGTCCAGAAACTGGAAAGCCTTGGCGTGCTTGCCGGAGGCATCGCTCATGACTTCAACAACCTGTTGATGGTGATACTCGGGAATATCGACATGAGCCTGATGTCAATACCTGAAAATTCACCTGTGGTTAAAAATCTGAAGGCCGCTGAAAAGGCATGCCAGAGTGCAGCCGACCTGACCAAGCAGATGCTGGCATATGCCGGGAAAGGCCAGTTTTTCCCGCAGGAGATAAGTTTCGAGGACATTATTTCAGAAATTGAAATGGTCATGTCAATTTCCATATCCAGGAAGATCAGCCTCAAATGCAGGATAGATAAAGCTGTTCCCGGCATAATAGCCGACCCGGGACAGATGAAGCAGATGATCATGAATCTTGTAATGAACGCATCCGAGGCGATAGGAGACAGACAGGGGGACATCACTGTTTCCATCGGAATATATGATCCAACGGCAAGCACTTCGAAGAAGGGTACGGTATTCCTCGAGAAAAATCTCATTCCGGGTTCATACGCCTTTATTGAAGTTGCAGATACCGGTGAAGGAATCGATGACAAAAGCATCCCCAAGATATTCGACCCGTTCTTCACCACCA
Above is a window of Desulfomonilia bacterium DNA encoding:
- a CDS encoding FtsX-like permease family protein, which produces MILKLAWRNLWRNKRRTIITLISISFGFLLTIVFTSLSDGSYGRMIDIAADMGAGHITVEPEDYRDHPGSDKVISNTRELMEKLARFKGVKALRERVVGQGMASSAADSTGMGYIAIDPEKENDTMYFFKHIKAGSGLPGDGAHALIGSLMAKQLDLRPGKKLVITTTDRHGQVVNFLVKVSGIFSTGMNEADNNIVIMPIGFVRSQIGYNSGESSHIAVYVKERWDSEKIAEKMLPLSKNYGGVSLPWSVLMPDFYGYMTMDMTSSVIFQIFIFLLISAGILNTILMGVTERMREFGIMISMGMTPGKIIRLVMAEAFWLAVAGLVAGFILTAPVYWYLHVYGIDFSIFLSNGENTIGGIIFEPLVKGAIIPRHLANIIGAIMLLIMTTGLYPAFLAARTNPVETIKII
- a CDS encoding ABC transporter permease, translating into MKPASIIKLSFRNVFRARRRSAITTLVMAFALGMMIIYLSLTDGYSRGMADNAVSMQMGSIQVHAPGYLETRSVYKMISSPDDYIRAIDSRGFKAVPRLFSSGLAAKDESSAGVLIEGVDASAENWAFKMPRQLMDGKWLDNADPKGVVIGKRLARSLSAGIGDEIVIVSQAADGSIANDLFRVRGILKSVSEITDRAGFIMPINTFRDLMVMPEGAHEIAVMIPAGYDSNIALRIVEGICRGQDIRSWQLLNPALANIINILDIVMIFLVIITSAAISIVILNAMLMAVFERIREYGMMKALGVTPFDIFCMVIVEILVQAAAAAVIGLAFSIPLAISLQTYGIDLSVLVDGGTISGVAVSLALFSYLTPFAVLTPLAALFVFSLAAGAIPAIRAARLDPIRAIHYT
- a CDS encoding outer membrane lipoprotein-sorting protein: MNSRRMCLFAVMAAVFAMLGAKTPEAHEVLAKQDDLWRGTSSKGKMVMNVKTSNWKRSLTMDVYSQGKDYSLVKVILPMKEQGTATLKVFDEIYNYLPKTDRTIKLTSAMMMGSWMGSHFNNDDLVKGSRLSEDYNARITFQGRRDSEDVIEITLTPKPDAPVVWGKIVVVARASDWMPVKNTYYDEDGKIVRIMTCSDYKTVSGRLVPTRIVMSPLDKPGEYTEVIYSDLTFDVSFKKGFFSIAELRR
- a CDS encoding PAS domain S-box protein translates to MTTSKRLENALLTGNTADEEASKLKAAFELNPGALSISTFDEGVFIEVNDNFSRISGYEKNEIIGRSAFEIGFWKDPQDGLRLRKLLETEKTVRNFEFETRKKNGESAWILLSGTLISFGGRRCIFAQSIDITEKIVAEKAIKAKTEELDQFFTSALDLLCIADTDGYFIRLNPMWSEVLGYPLTELEGRRFLDLVHPDDISSTMEAIKKLDSGTNVLNFSNRYRAIDGSWRWLEWRSFPYGNKLIYAAARDVTERIMAEKALRESEEKYRIISENTGDVIWVLDPLSAKFTYVSPSVERLRGFTPEEVMSQPLENALTPESFTRLANELPGAIQAVESGDEKARVRFDYVDQPHKNGSIVNTEVVTTFLTGDDGKVIHIVGVSRDITERKANEETLREVQKLESLGVLAGGIAHDFNNLLMVILGNIDMSLMSIPENSPVVKNLKAAEKACQSAADLTKQMLAYAGKGQFFPQEISFEDIISEIEMVMSISISRKISLKCRIDKAVPGIIADPGQMKQMIMNLVMNASEAIGDRQGDITVSIGIYDPTASTSKKGTVFLEKNLIPGSYAFIEVADTGEGIDDKSIPKIFDPFFTTRFTGRGLGLSAVMGIVRSLKGAVRVDSQTGKGSVFTVYIPAATPRKNSIKTGPEVQRKTVLIVDDEEDVVRLGSQMLENLGYIVMGAKNGAEALEIIRNHEADGTTRISAIILDIGMPVMNGEELYEELMKMGCDIPIFISSGYGETYVEERFKGSKVAGMLHKPYKFEALKKMLEDYFTI